The genomic region CTCCAGGGCCACCCGGGCCCCGTCGTAGACCGCCGCCGGATCCAGCTGCCGCCCGTTCAGGGTGACGGCCCGCACCCTGGGCGCCAGCAGATCGGCGAAGCTCGCCGCCCCCGGCGTCGCGCAGCGGAAGCGGATCGTGGTGGTGGAACGGAAGGTGGCGGCGGCAGCGTCCGGAGCGCTCGTCACGTCGAGATGAATCTCGTACCCGTCCACACTGAGAATGCCGGCACGCTGCTGTGCTTCGTCCCGGCTGAGGTTCTTGCCCGGCACTGCGGTACTCCTTTGTCCGGCTCGCACGGTGCTGTGCAGGTCATGGGGCAGGTCTTGCCCCGTCCCGCATCCTTTCACGCACGTGTTGCAGGACGCTGGCGCCAGTAGCCGACCGCGCTCAGTGCCGCCACCAGCACGCCGGCGGCGTAGAGCTGCTCGCGGTCGCCCGCGGTGGTGGTCATCAGGCCCAGGATTGCGACCACTGCGGCGATCGCCAGCCAGGTCAGGTAGGGGAAGCCCCACATCCGGACCGTGAGCAGTTCGGGGGCCTCGTGCTCCAGGCGGCGGCGCATCCTCAACTGGGCTGCGCCGATGAAGAGCCAGACGACCAGGATGGCGACGCCGGTGGTGTTCATCAGCCAGGTGAAGACGGTGTCCGGCCACCAGTAGCCGGCCAGGACGGCGGCGAAGCCGAAGGCGCAGGAGGCCAGCACCGCCGGGCGCGGTACCCCGCCGCTGACCTTCGCGAGCGCCTTGGGGCCCTGGCCGCGAGCGACGAGCGAGAAGGCCATCCGGGAGGAGCCGTAGATGTTGGCGTTCATCGCGCTGAGCAGGGCGATCAGCACCACGGCCTTCATGACCACGGCCGCGCCCGGGACGTGCAGGAGCTGAAGGACCGTCACGTAGGGGCCGAGTTTGACCACGTCCGGGCTGTTCCACGGGACCAGGGTGACGACGAGGGCCATCGAACCGATGTAGAAGACGGCGATCCGCCAGACGGCGGTGCGCACGGCGTTGGCCACGTTGCGGCGCGGGTCGTCGGACTCGGCTGCCGCGATGGTCACCGTCTCCAGGCCGCCGTAGGCGAAGACCGAGGCGAGCAGGCCGGTGACCAGACCGCCGGTGCCGTTGGGCAGGAAGCCGCCGTGGCCGGTGAGGTTGGCGGTGCCCGGCGCGCTGCCGCCCAACACCCCGCAGACGCCCAGTACGCCGAGCACCAGGAAGGCCACGATGGCGGTGATCTTGATGGCGGCGAACCAGAACTCGAACTCGCCGAAGTTCTTCACCGCCGTCAGGTTGCCGGCGCAGAAGAAGGCCATGAACACCCCGACCCACGCCCAGCCCGGCACCCCGGGGAGCCAGGAGTTCATGATCGCCCCGGCCGCCGTGGCCTCCGCCGCGACCCCGCAGCAGAGCATCACCCAGTACATCCACCCGGCCGTCAGCCCCGCCCAGGGCCCGATCTCCCGCTCGGCATGCACGGAGAAGGAGCCGGAGGCCGGATGCGCCGCTGACATCTCGCCGAGCATCCGCATGATCAGCATGACGAGGAGCCCGGAGGCGGTGAAGGCCAGGATGATGGCCGGCCCGGCCGCCGCGATGCCCGCGCCCGACCCGACGAACAGGCCGGCGCCGATCACGCCGCCGAGCGCGATCATCGACAGGTGACGCTGCTTCAGGCCGTGGCTGAGCTGCGGACCTCCCGGGGGAGCGGGGGCGGGAGCGGTCCTGGTGGTGGTGGGCATCGTGGGCATCGGGGGCATCCAGACGTTCGCAGAGCGGACAACCCGATCCACTATCCGGGACACCCCGAGGCGCTCCCAGTGCGGTTCACGATCTGGACCGTCCGATCACGTTGGGTAATCGGATCGATGCTCCTGGCTGGAAATCGAAGAGTGAACCCCACAAGCCAAGGTGGGGAGCTTTGTCGCTCTTTGGATCGAAACTCAAGTGGCGAGGAGTTAAGTTCACAAACGATCACTGACTGTTCGGCACCGAGCCTCCTGGAGATCTTCGATGGCCCTCGCCACCCCGCTGCCGCCCCGCACCGTCCTCGCCGACCTGCTGCCCGCCGCCGACAGCCGGCTCGGTGCCGCCCTGCGCGAGCTGGCCCTGGTCGGGGGTGGCGCGGCGCTGACGGGTCTGGCCGCGCAGTTCTCCGTCCCGGTCCCCGGTTCGCCGGTCCCGGTCACCGGCCAGACCTTTGCCGCGCTGCTGGTCGGCACCGCGCTCGGCGCCCGGCGCGGGGCGGCCTCGCTCGCCCTCTACCTGCTGGCCGGCGCGGCCGGTCTGCCGTGGTTCGCCCAGGCCGGCTCCGGCTGGGGGCTGCCCACCCTCGGGTACGTCCTCGGTTTCGTGCTCGCCGCCGCGCTCACCGGCCTGCTGGCCCGCCGGGGCGCCGACCGCACCGCGCTGCGCACCGCCGCCGCCATGGTGCTCGGCAATCTGGCGATCTACGCGGTCGGCGTGCCGTACCTGGCGGCCTCGCTGCACGTCCCGCTGGCCAAGGCGGCCGATCTCGGGTTCTACCCGTACCTGTTCGGCGACGCCGTGAAGCTGGTCCTCGCCATGGGGGCACTGCCCCTGGCCTGGAAGCTGATCGGCGACCGGACCTGACGCATTGTGGGGCCTTCGCGGGTGCCGGGCCGGGCGCATGCCACACTCGTGCCCATGCGCGTTTACCTGGGTTCCGACCACGCCGGATACGAACTGAAGAACCACCTTGTCGAGTGGCTGACCAAGGCCGGCCACGAGCCGATCGACTGCGGCCCGCACATCT from Kitasatospora azatica KCTC 9699 harbors:
- a CDS encoding amino acid permease, yielding MPTTTRTAPAPAPPGGPQLSHGLKQRHLSMIALGGVIGAGLFVGSGAGIAAAGPAIILAFTASGLLVMLIMRMLGEMSAAHPASGSFSVHAEREIGPWAGLTAGWMYWVMLCCGVAAEATAAGAIMNSWLPGVPGWAWVGVFMAFFCAGNLTAVKNFGEFEFWFAAIKITAIVAFLVLGVLGVCGVLGGSAPGTANLTGHGGFLPNGTGGLVTGLLASVFAYGGLETVTIAAAESDDPRRNVANAVRTAVWRIAVFYIGSMALVVTLVPWNSPDVVKLGPYVTVLQLLHVPGAAVVMKAVVLIALLSAMNANIYGSSRMAFSLVARGQGPKALAKVSGGVPRPAVLASCAFGFAAVLAGYWWPDTVFTWLMNTTGVAILVVWLFIGAAQLRMRRRLEHEAPELLTVRMWGFPYLTWLAIAAVVAILGLMTTTAGDREQLYAAGVLVAALSAVGYWRQRPATRA
- a CDS encoding biotin transporter BioY: MALATPLPPRTVLADLLPAADSRLGAALRELALVGGGAALTGLAAQFSVPVPGSPVPVTGQTFAALLVGTALGARRGAASLALYLLAGAAGLPWFAQAGSGWGLPTLGYVLGFVLAAALTGLLARRGADRTALRTAAAMVLGNLAIYAVGVPYLAASLHVPLAKAADLGFYPYLFGDAVKLVLAMGALPLAWKLIGDRT